caaaaagtctcaaaacaataaatgttggtgtggatatggagagacaggaacacttatacactgctgctgggactgcaaactagttctacgtctgtggaaagcaatatggagatatctgaaagagatacaagtagaactaccatttgatccaggaatcccattactgggtatctacccaaaaaaacaaaagacattctaaaagagccatctgcactagaatatttatagcaacataattcaaaattgcaaagaggtggaaacaaccaaagtgtccatcaacacgaatggattgataaaatgtggtatatgtataccatggagttctactcagccacaaaaaacaatggtgatctagcacctcttgtattatcctggatagagctggagcccactctactaagtgaagtatcccaagaatggaaaaacaagcaccacatgtacttaccatcaaattggtattaactgatcaaaacttaagtgtacatataggaatagcattcattgagtgtcaggcacatgggaggggggagtagaGGATGAGTatatcacacctaatgggtgtggtgctcactgtttgggggatggacatacttaaagctctgactcgggtgaagcaaaggcaatatatgcaaacTCACATTTGtgcctctgtaatatgctgaaataaaaaagaaaaaaataaaataaaatatttttaaatgatctttaaaaaaataatcttcctattttttataatatctatCAGTTTTTAAAGAGTAGAGGGAGAGTTTTTATGTCAGTTTCTTTGCTTTAGACaatacaagaaagaaatcaaacatcTTATCAATTGACTTACATTATCCAACACCATCACAGTGTGTCTGATGCTTCTGCATTTTCTTGTCCCTAGAGGCTCTGTCCCCATTGTTGCCAATGCAAGGGTGATTGCCAAAACTGATTATATTGAAGGTTCCTTAGTGACTTTTAAAGCTGGGCTCCAAGGACTCTTTTGTTTGTTGACTCTTTTGACTTCTGTTGtagatgaaatatataaattaacgAGTTATAATATTCAGTGCCCAACATGTTTGCCTGACCAATAAGTCCAGAAGATCAACTATTCCCTGTCAGCCAATAGCTCATGGTGTTCCCAACACGTAACACTAGGTGTTCtattattttagctattaataCCAAGAGGACAAGAACATATCTTCTTGTTCTAAAATGGCAGAAGTCCTATCATGGAAAAAGCTCTGTGAAAGGTGGCTCTGGTCATTTCAAGGGACTTTTCTGGTTGAATATGTTTCCCTGAGAAAACTTAGCATTCACATGTTTCCACTGGAATATTCCTGTTCAACCTCTCTCTTATTTTGAGCATCtgcaaataaactaaaaacagaTATCATGAAATAACTTACTGCTAAAAGGGTAAGTATGAATATATTTGTTACTCAGTTATTTTtagtgtatgtatgcatatatactgGCAGGAAGAGAGAAGTGGGTGGGAAATGTAATGATATAGTTCTCTCTTTAAGTGAAGTATTAGACTTAATCAATATGTTGAATATCAATGCTAGCACTTGATGGAAAAATCAATCctacaaacatttataaaatttttttcctagaatgaTGGCCCTAGAAATCATTACCAGATCTGGGTgggaaatattcagaaataaaattctctataaacacacatatatgcaaaataaaaatttaagtgtatatacacacacaatagcAACAGACTGAAATATTGGCTgagattttattattcatttctgatcttcaaaattaaaatactttctgGAAATTAAACACTCAATGTAGGATTTAGTCAATATGGATACGATgggattattaaatatttaatatttatgcaaGACTGGATTCAGAAAAAGCAAGATATTGATGACTGAAGAGGAAATGTAGTTTTAAGACCCAAGCAAACCTGAATTCAGTACCGAGAGAACTCCTTCATGGTGAATTGAGatagtgaaaaagaagaaaggacagaGGTTCTCAGTGTGAGCCATAAAGTCACCTTCTGGTGATAATGCTCTGGTCAAAATGGTATTAACTTCCTATCAAGCTTTATCCACCCTGAGTCTAGATTAAGATCCCTGCCCTATCATAATGTCTCTCCACCATAAGACTTCCTTCATTGTATTGGGTGTATAGTAATAGAAGGCAGTGCTTACTTGgttagacaaaagaaagaaagacggTGTTCAAAGTTCTCAGAGTACATGCATCAAGACTTTTAGGGAAACAttctaaaatcataaaaaaatggcttatttttaaagattgctTTTGCATTTAGTAAAGGTAAGAAATTTTGCAACTCTGAAGACATTACCTGCAAGTTAGAAACCTGTGCATATCTAGCAATATAGTTGagattacataaaaaataactcCCACCTAGCTATTGATCTTAAAACAGAATAACAGAATCCCTAGACTTCACTCTTAATATTTCACTAAAAGAAATATTGAGCAAATATTAAGAGATCAATAtactaaaaagataaagaataaaattgggaGAATTACACAGTTGCACAATGGCAACTTTTACTCCCCATCAGCCCTAATATTATACGTGAATTAAATAAAGGATTGCAGATAGAGTGACACACATTTAGTTTTTGCCCTCAATAATCCTATTTACACGAGTTGTATCAACATAATTACTAATACTGTCCCCTTTGCTTCTCAAGCATCTTGGTTTAGACGATAAATTGCATTGGTACTATTCTACCTTTGTTTCAATTGCCTATAGAAGCATGTCTTCAGGAAACTAAGACATGCAAGTAAATGTGCACCAACAATCAGAGTACAATGATTAAGAATCTGGAACTCTGGAGTGTGTGTGTCTAGCCATTTATTATTTAGACAACAGTGGCCATGTActtacttctctgtgcctcagctttcccatttttaaattagagataATATACCTctactttatataatatataatttataatttctctaatctgagtatataaatgaaatcataaaaatatagctGTTATGTTCTTCAGCAGTTCATTTATTATACTCAAAATTATCTCATAGTGTGATAAAAGAGCATACCAAAATAATCAGATTGTATTACACAGCATTATCCAAGGGGTAGATATAATAAATAGATAATGAAGCTTAgaagaaacatataaaattacaaatgtggATGATTCAGGGTCAAAACATGTTTTTCCTTTATAGTGAATAACCCAGAAttaaaaaactatcaaaaaacaaataaaaatacatctcAAGGGAACTGAAATGCCTTGTGTGGGTCCTGATCTAAAGctttattttaggattttaacaattcacaaattttaaagaaaaggaatgaaaattaagtgaatttttttaaaaaatgtaacttaTGAGTTGATGGAAACATTTGGCAGCATAAGAACagtaattaaaaactaaaaataaatttaatgcaatcaaATAAAAAGGCACATGATCCAAGATAGGAGTTAAAATTCTTAATTCactataaatatattcctatagcatattaataaaagaaatgttatgCTATGGTTCaataactaaaatttataaaataatctcatttgGCATTCTGTATAAATAGATTAGGGGAGCTCAACTTACTATAAAATATGCTAATATATagtagtatatgtatatatattttttcactatgAAATTTTTCAGATCAACAGGTAAAACTTACAGGTGTTGGATGAATTGAATAGGCACAAGAGTATCATTAGCTGATTTTGGCATTGAATTCTGCAGTTCAAATTTCTCTGACATTTACATGTAGATTTGGCAAAATCCAGAGGACAATAATGCGAAACCACACAGCAATAACAACGTTCATCCTTCTGGGACTGACAGAAGACCCACAGCtgcaagttttgctttttatttttctatttctcacctACATGTTGAGTGTAACTGGAAATCTGACCATCATTACTCTCACTATGGTGGATGCTCACCTTAAAACtcccatgtatttttttctccaaaatttttctttcttagaaatctCATTTACAACTGCTTGTGTTCCAAGATTCCTGTACAGTATATCAACTGGGGACAGAACAATTACCTATAATGCCTGTGTCACTCAACTATTTTTAACAGATCTCTTTGGGGtaactgaattttttcttttggctaCCATGTCATACgatcgctatgtggccatctgcaaaccctTGCATTATATGACAATCATGAACAACAAAGTGTGCAAAACAATGGTTATTTGTTGTTGGATGGCAGCATTTATGATTATTCTCCCACCACTTAGCTTAGGTTTTGATCTGGAATTCTGTGACTCTAATGTCATTGATCATTTTGGTTGTGATGCATCTCCTATCCTGAAGATATCATGCTCAGACACATGGTTAATAGAACAGATGGTGATAGTGTGTGCTGTGTTGACATTCATCATCACACTCATGTGTGTAGCTCTTTCCTACATTTATATCATCAGAACTATTCTAAGAATCCCTTCtgttcaacaaaagaaaaaagccattTCTACCTGTTCTTCACACATGATCGTGGTTTCCATCACCTATGGCAGCTGTATCTTCATCTATGTTAAACCATCTGCAAAAGAAGAGGTAAACATTAATAAAGGTGTGTCAGTGCTTATGTCTTCCATATCACCTATGTTGAATCCTTTCATATATACCCTGAGAAATAACCAGGTTAAACAGGCCGTTAGTGACTCAATCaaaaaaattgcatttctctTTAAGAAGTAAAGTATATGTAAATTGACAAATCAATTCACAAGATCAACATCTacttcttatttttcataaagtcaATAACCAACTTTGTAATTTATTAACCTATGGAGCAATCAAGTTGACCTCATAcccatttaattattaattttacattaatttatttactgaGAAATTAATTATTGACCAATACTCTATGATAGACAAAATATATCACAATAATCCTTTAACCAGattaaatcatttcttttccttctttttaggtgattttctcagataattttatatgggtgtgaaatcattctttttttcctagctTCCATGAGAAGTCATTCTTAATCAAGACACAAATTCCTCCcccattaaaaaaatgacagatttaaccaacaaactttaaaatgaactcaacaaattgagaaaatttaaagaaaaacattaaagaagaaatataagtaAAAGAATAACTTTGTGGTACAGTTAACGCAAAAGATGTAATATCGTAAATATATAGCAAATTTCTATAAGTCTTTAACacaacatttgtttaaaaacattggaaataatatttattgaaagtccTGGAAAAACACATCTAGGAATTTATACCAAAATTCTAGTTGCCAATAAGCCTACTGATTGCAATTATTTTGGTATAGTAAAAAGGTTGAAAAAAACCAAATGAACATCACTTGACAATGTGTAAGTCAAGTAGGAAATTATGGCATAAGATGTAGTGCTCATCAGATGGTATAGACCTTGATCTTAGaaggatattaaaaatttttaaacaatattaaagGTAATATATACATCATTATTccatttaagaataataaaattttatgttgatGATAAATGGGCAGAGATAGATGATACACATTTTAGCCATCCCTTTCCAACACCCTGAGCACCAAGTACAATAGTTATGGCACAAAGCAGAAATCAGTACATATCtgatgaatgcatgaatgaataattgCATGTATGAAAGTTTGAATAGGTAAACAGATTATTTGTTATACATAGAAATGAAATGTGAAGATATACACCATACAATTTACAGCAGCCATCTTGTAAGAGGAGTGAGCAATGTCAAAGTCAAGAATATTCATCTATTCTCTAAGTCCCTATTGTTTGCGTTTATAGGTAATATTTGACAAATGCCTCTTGCTTTGTTTCTAAGCCTCCAATAAACAACTTTGTTGAATTGAAATTTTTAGGAAAACTTTCTCCATTTCCAATTTCAGTGGGGAACCCCATATCCCAAACTGTCAATTATTGCATTCCATTACCCAATCCATAGTGCTAATTCGGAGTTGTGATCTAAATCAGGGCAATCAGAGTTAATCAAGACTTTTTCTAGAAGCATGATACACTGCACATTCTTACTATGATATGGTGTGAAAAAGTAATATCTAAAACTGCTTCTGTTACTGTTCCTACCAGCAGAGAAACTACCGTGAGTAGGAGGCCAGCACAGAGAGAGGTTAGAGCATATAGATAAGTGAGTCACACAGAGATGGAGCTGTGGATTGAGCTGAGAAAGGTTAATTCCAAAGTTATACGAACACAGCCAAAAATGTATGTGAgatgtatgcatgtatatttatgtatttgttataGCCATTTAAGGTTTTGTTGTTACTTGCAAGTGAAATATTCTTCTTCATGAGAAATTGCTACCTAGAGCGCCAGCAAGAAGTGGCAGGTCTAAACATTGCAATTGTTCAACCAaggtaagaaagaagaaatttagaaattttgttATATGGTAGTGAATGAATTGGTTACACTGCCTACCAGGCTTTTGTTGAGAATTCAGGATTCATGCCTAGTAAAACTGGAGGATTAGGGAACATAGAAAAATTTTAGGGTGATTGATTCTTCTAAGTAGCTTTACATAGCTTTCAAAAATGGTCttatattacagaaaaataaaacatacttcaAAGTCACTCACCTAAAAGATAGAAAGGATGTGAAATTATTTCTCAGAATTCCTATGAATTAGTAATCTACAGCCTTGCAAGCTTGAAAAAGTGAACTTTGTATATTGCAAGTCAAAGTTAATGAAAGTCAAGTCTGGAAGAAACAACTCTAGTAAGAAATAATATGGGCGTATACAGATGTTTGATTACGTAGGCCCTCTaccat
This Microcebus murinus isolate Inina chromosome 10, M.murinus_Inina_mat1.0, whole genome shotgun sequence DNA region includes the following protein-coding sequences:
- the LOC105865874 gene encoding olfactory receptor 6C68, which encodes MRNHTAITTFILLGLTEDPQLQVLLFIFLFLTYMLSVTGNLTIITLTMVDAHLKTPMYFFLQNFSFLEISFTTACVPRFLYSISTGDRTITYNACVTQLFLTDLFGVTEFFLLATMSYDRYVAICKPLHYMTIMNNKVCKTMVICCWMAAFMIILPPLSLGFDLEFCDSNVIDHFGCDASPILKISCSDTWLIEQMVIVCAVLTFIITLMCVALSYIYIIRTILRIPSVQQKKKAISTCSSHMIVVSITYGSCIFIYVKPSAKEEVNINKGVSVLMSSISPMLNPFIYTLRNNQVKQAVSDSIKKIAFLFKK